A region of the Corynebacterium endometrii genome:
GTAGTCGCCATCACCATCGGCTTCGTCGTACGTGATATCCGCGTTAATGCCGGCTTCAACGTCGCCGGATTCTTCACGCAGTTCGACGGTGCATGTTAGTTTGCCTTCGAATTGGTAGTTTTCATTCGCATGCCACGCGCTGAACGTACCGGAAATAACGGCAGGGTTGCTGACATCGTCATAGCCGTTGTCCAGATCTACCAGCAGTAGTTCGTGGTAGTAGCCATTGTCATCAAGCGTTTCTTCCAATGCCGACTCACAGGCACTGGCTGCCGCAATGCCAGAAATAGTGTCTGGTTTTTCCTGTGTATTTTGAGAGGCGGTCGCCGACGACGCCGAACTATCCGAATCCGAACACGCGGATATCGACACAACCAATGGCAGGGTACACAGGGCAGATAAGACGCGATGACGTAACTTCACGACTGAAAAACTCCAAATGAAGGGAAAGGGGAAAGGGTTAATTCAATACTAAAACATCGCGCCAACGCTGCTCACGGTTTTACAACACCATTGCCGCAACCCAACCAGCGATAAGCAGTGGGATGTTGTAGTGGATAAACGTTGGGATGACGGAGTCACGAATGTGATCGTGCTGACCGTCGGCATTCAAACCAGACGTTGGGCCCAATGTGGAGTCAGATGCAGGGGAACCAGCATCGCCCAGTGCACCCGCGGTGCCGATAATCGCGATGGTGGCTTGCGGGCTAAAGCCCATCGACATACAGAGTGGGACGTAGATGACGGTGATGATCGGCAGGGTAGAAAAGGACGAACCAATACCCATGGTGACGACCAGACCGACGAACAACATGGCGCCCGCAGCAGCGAACTTATTGCCGGCAAACATGTCGGTGACGGTGGTGACCAACGATTCGACTTCGCCGGTTTCTGTCATGACGGACGCAAAGCCCTGAGCGGTAATCATGATGAAGCCAATGAGCGCCATCATCTTCATGCCGGAGGTAAATACGTCGTCGGCTCGGTTCCATTGCACCGCGCCGGACACCAACAGGATGGCCAGGCCAGTCAGTGCACCAACTAGCAGGCCGTCTGATTCGAATCCCATGGACTGCATGACGACCTGGACTAAGAATGTGGCGACGATGGCGATCACAGCAATCCAGATTTTGTAGGAAGAAATTGATTCCTCTTCGTCAGCCTCAGCAGTCAGCGGTACGTCGTTGTAGTCGCGTGGTTTGCGGTAGCTGAAGAAAACAGCAATGAGCAAGCCGATGATCATGCCGACGGCCGGGATGCCCATGATCGACATGATTGATGTATCGGGGAGAGCTAGTCCGGCCCGTTCAATATTGGCCAGCAAAATGTCATTCAGGAAGATAGAGCCAAAGCCAACGGGAATGTACATGTAGGTCGTGACCAGACCAAAGGTCAGCACACAGGCCACCAGGCGACGGTCGAGCCGCAACTTATTCATCACGGATAGCAGCGGTGGCACGATAAGCGGAATAAAGGCGATGTGAACCGGAATCAGGTTTTGGCTCATGATCGCCATGGCCAGCAAGCCGGCAACAAGGAGCCATTTGGTTGCAGCGACCGCACCCGCTGCAGCCGAGGTTTCCGCCCCATCCCGACCGATTTTCGCAATCAGCACGTTGGCCAGGATTTTCGGCAGGCCGGTAGATGCGACACCCATGGCAAACGCACCAAGCAGCGCGTAGCTCAACGCGATTTTGGCGCCGCCACCTAAGCCGTCTTGGAAGGCAAGCATGGTGCCGTCAAGGCCCATACCGGCAAGAAGGCCGCCCATCAGAGCGCCGATGAACAACGCCACGACGACGTGGACGCGCGCAAGCGCAAGGACCAGCATGACGAAAACTGCAATCAACACCGCATTCATGGCTATAACGTTAAGGTATGAAATGCAGCTGAGTGAAAATATGCCGGTCCCTTTTGGGGGTATACGCTGGGATTATCCCAGTTTGCCACGCCCCATGCGCAACAGTGCGGAGGCGATGGCTGGGCCTTCTTCACCTAATTCGTCGCGGAATTGGTTCAGGATGGCAATTTCGCGGGTGTGCACCAAGCGCGTGCCGCCCGAAGTCATCCGTGTCTTACCAATCGCCCGCGATACTTCCGTACGGCGTTTAGCCGCATCGAGAATAATGCGGTCCATGCGGTTAATCTCTTTGCGGTATTCCTGGATTTCTGCGTCGCTCAGAGGATCATCGGTGCCTGAAGGCATGCGGATTTCGAAGTCTGGCTCAACAGGTTCGACGGTGTCACTCATAGAGACATATTCTGCCACAATTCCACAGGCTTGGCGGTGGCACGTGCGACTTGTCCGGACCGCCTTGTAAGTTGGAAGTCACTATGACTGATTCTTCTCCATTTGGTAATCCATTTTCTGGCAAGGGCGCTGGTGGGCAGTCCGCTGAGCAGCCGGATCTATTCGAGGCTAACAGCCCATTTAGCAAGCCATCCGCGGCGGCTGGCGATGATCGCGGCGCCCGCGACTTGCCGGTCTTCGGTGAGCCTTTAGAAGCCCCAGAAGAGCCAGCCCCTGAAGACGCACCGCCGGAAGATATGTATGAAGAATTATCTTTTGCACCGGCGGGCAATTACCCTGTGGCTCAACCGGCGGATCGATCTGCCGGGATTAACACTCCAACTCCTATTCCGGGCCAGCCTGATCCGCTGCTAGAAGGGCTCAATGACCAGCAGCATGCAGCGGTGACTCACATTGGTTCGCCACTGTTGATCGTCGCTGGTGCAGGCTCTGGTAAGACCGCCGTGCTGACCCGCCGCATCGCATACTTGATGCGCAACGGGGGAGTAGCACCGTGGCAGATTCTGGCGATTACCTTCACC
Encoded here:
- a CDS encoding Na+/H+ antiporter family protein, whose translation is MNAVLIAVFVMLVLALARVHVVVALFIGALMGGLLAGMGLDGTMLAFQDGLGGGAKIALSYALLGAFAMGVASTGLPKILANVLIAKIGRDGAETSAAAGAVAATKWLLVAGLLAMAIMSQNLIPVHIAFIPLIVPPLLSVMNKLRLDRRLVACVLTFGLVTTYMYIPVGFGSIFLNDILLANIERAGLALPDTSIMSIMGIPAVGMIIGLLIAVFFSYRKPRDYNDVPLTAEADEEESISSYKIWIAVIAIVATFLVQVVMQSMGFESDGLLVGALTGLAILLVSGAVQWNRADDVFTSGMKMMALIGFIMITAQGFASVMTETGEVESLVTTVTDMFAGNKFAAAGAMLFVGLVVTMGIGSSFSTLPIITVIYVPLCMSMGFSPQATIAIIGTAGALGDAGSPASDSTLGPTSGLNADGQHDHIRDSVIPTFIHYNIPLLIAGWVAAMVL
- a CDS encoding chorismate mutase, which produces MSDTVEPVEPDFEIRMPSGTDDPLSDAEIQEYRKEINRMDRIILDAAKRRTEVSRAIGKTRMTSGGTRLVHTREIAILNQFRDELGEEGPAIASALLRMGRGKLG